ATGGTCCCTTCAGAATCAAGCATCAAAGATGGTCCATTTAATATCAAGATAAAAAACATGATTCCAGTTCTTAAACTTTTTATTGAACAGCATTACATGTCCTCATTGATCTGAATATAAAAGCGGTGCATTCTTTTGAACATGACACTCAGTAAATTATCTTGTCATAAGGATGTCCTGATCTGTAGGTCAGTCTCACATGCACCAACTAATACATTTCATTACAAAAATGATCTGGTATAAAATGTTTTAATAGTACCATGTAAAGTGTCCATACATTTCCAGTGCTGAGTGCAATCAAGGCAGCTCCTGGTTGTCAGATATAGTGATACTCTCTCATTTCCTGAAGAACCTCCTCCAAGGCCTCTTCCATGGTCAGCTGGGGAGACTTGTGACAGCGAATGAACTATAACAAAGATCGCACAGGTTGATTTGAATCCCACTACAACTAAGGAAAAGTTTAACAAAATCTGAAAATGCCAATCTTTGTCTTGGATTATGACTACAACTGGACAGTGTAAGAAGTGTGAAAACCACAGTTATGCTTGTTTACACGGAGGTCGGAACACAATCATGGTTACATTAAGACACGAGCCAGCGCGAGATATGAGTCTGAAAACATCTTGATTCAGGGATGGGATATGCCACTGTACTTCAAATTTGACTTTTATCCACACTGCTACATTGAAGATTGAAATACTGCTAGTTACCAGTAGCCGCAGCTATTATGGAATGGCACATCGCGTTCAGGTAGGGTCGCTATCTTCTGGCCAAAGCAAATATTTAACAATGGTTGAGAGCCCCTCATAAGAGGATAGGTATCAATGGGGGATGTTTGACTATCAATTATACCTTCAGTACTCTAAATGTGTAGGAATGAATTTAGGATTGGGCAATAGAGTAGCCTACCTCCTTGGTGTCCTCCAGAGTGGTGTAGGTGTAGTCTGCAGGGCCCAGGGACTGCAGcaaggaggagtggaggtggcGACTGGTCTGGACAAAGTGTTTGGTGAGGGCCAGCTGCTGCCTCAGCATGTCGTTAAGGGCAAACACAGCAGGGCTGTACGCACTGAGGGCTTGGGAGGAGGTAGACAATATAGGTGTGGTCAGTAGGTTGAAGACCTGAGCCTTTCCTGTAGATAAGAGATTAGGCCTCAGGCATTGTGTTAACGATGGTGACAGTGAGGTGGGTGAAACAATGCGTCGACTAGCATGAGTCGCAGTGTAGCGATTGAGGCTCAACTGAGGCATTTtattaaaatatatgttttaactTAAATGAGTGAGAATGTCACTGAACCGTGGCTGTAAGGACATACCCTCCACAGCCTCTGCACTGACGGTGTGACTTGCAACAGGGGTTGGATCCACGTAGGCCATCCCCACCGCTGGCCCCAGGGTGGCCATACCTACACAGACTGACAGTTATGTAAGGATAGGTATGACAGACAAGTAGCCATTACTACATTACACTGACTAAAATGGCAATATTGTTTTTGCTGTTACAAATATTACTGCAGGTAATTAGTGGACAAACCGGAGGACCAGGTGTAGGCCAGTCCGTCTGCTTGGGTCTGCACCGCAGCCTCTCTCACGCTCCTTCTGCTGGGCGAGCGTCTTTTCCACACACTAGACGGCGTGATGGTGTCAGCCACAGAGTGGGAGCGAGATGATGATCGGGAATAGGAACCCTTGCTGCTTCTGCCAGTGAATGAATCAGCGGTTCTACTGTAGTCTGTGTGGGTGACGTGACTGTCTCCCTCCGAGACTCTGGAGTACTTGTCTTGCCGGGATGTGTCCGAGACGATGTAGTTCCTGACCTCCGACATGTCCTTGTCCCCGTATCCCAGGTGCTCAGAGATCTCACTCACCCtactcctgtctgtctcagtcctgaTCTCACTCTCAAAGTCACTCTCATAGTCATTCCTGGACTCCTCTGATGGGATCTGCTCCTCACTGGAAACTTCCACCATAAATGATTTAGCGGCAGGGTCCTTGACCGCTTTGGTTTCTTTCTGGAAAACAAAACCTCAtcagaaatgaaaaaaaaaaaatcatgcatCTACTTACTAAATATAAAAAAAGAGTGCAAAACATTAAGTATTTTCATAATTAAAACAAAGTATGGGATCTGTGCTTCAACACTATCAGGCCCTGTACAGAGCGCTGTAGCTCTGCGAGCCTCTTCCTGTATGGCTCCAGGGGTGGCTGGCTGCCATTATTACCAACCTTATTCATTTTTTTGTTCTCAGACATTCCAAGCGTGATGACCGGTGCCAGGTCGTCCAGTGACATAATGTTAAGCTTGAATTCTGTAGAGAAAACATGACTTAATAAATCAACTGAATTTTGTAAATTATACTAAAGCGCTCTGCATCACTGTTAGGCCTTCACACTCAAAACAAAATAGAAAAACACTACTCATTTCTATATTGCTTTTCACTACAACTCAGACTACAGATATTTAACGCATGACATCTTACCATCAGAGACCCCACTTTTCTCACTGATGGCATCGTCAGAGGGCAGGTCCTCAGGGTAGAGTTCCACCAGGGAGCCCAAGGCCTCAGGGAAGAGCTCCTCCAGGGAGCGCACCTCGCTGAGGGCTGACACTGAGGACCGGGAGCACCTGAGGTGTCTGGCCCGGGGGGAGCCCTGTCTGCCTGGGGCGGGAGTGTTGGGGGGAGAGGGCGATGGAGAGAGGACCACTGAGGCACTgcggatggagagagaagggctgTGCTGTGCCAGGGCTCGGCTGGAGAAGCGATTGGGGGACCCGAGTCGTTGAGGAAAGGGTGGGGAGTGGGACAGTGCTCTGACTGAGGATAGCCAGTCTACCAGTGGGGGTGAGGGTGAAACCTTTTGGCTTCTTTTGATGAAGGACTGTGGAATACAAGCAAAAGGAGAGATGGTGGTTAATTTGCACATTGCCGGTACTAAATTGCTATTAATTCATAATACCACTCTTAGTAAGGCAGTGAGGTACCTTTCTAGTTGTCTGTGAGGACACTCTTGCTTCTTTGTGCAGGCTATCCTCTGACAACTCAAAAGAGCCTCCCAGGAGCTTCCTCATATCCTCCTCATCACTGTCCAGAGTCACACCTCGACTGGCCACCCTAACTGGAGGAGTAGGGGCTTTGAAACCACCCAATGGCATGAGATCCAGATGTGGGCCTTTCTCCTTGTGAACTACAGCAGGTGTAGGTGATGCATTCACTGACTTCTTCAGGAAGCGTTTTCCCTTCATGCTGAGGTCACTGCTGGACTGGTCAGATAGGGTCAGGGGCGTCTTACTCTCCTGGGGGGCTGGTGGTGTACTCCTATTAGACAGTGCTGGTCCATCCCTGGCTTGTTGCCGGTTTCGGATGCGGTTCTCTATGAGGGCCAGTCGGCTCAGGGCCGCGCTCTGTGAGCTCCTCTGGCTTGTGGTCACATATTTGGGCTCGACCGGCTGTGTCTGGGTCCTGCTCTGGGCTGGAGGTTGGCTGGTAGCAGGTGGAGGGGCTTTCTTGAGGAACCTGCTCCCCAAACCAGCCCCAACGCTCTCTGGTGGTGGGTCGTCCTCTAAGGATAACGATAGGTCGCTCAGGTCCTGGAGTGGGGTTTGTCTGGCTTGTGAGGTGTTTCTCCTATTGGCAATGGTGTCCACATATCCCTAGGGAGAAAATTGCAATAGAAATGCAAAACATTCTGTGAATACTTTGCACTCACCATTCTTGCAGTTCTGGGTAGCTTAGCTAATGAACAACCATTGGGTGTAAGGTATCAAATAAATTAACTTGAACTTACTGGATCTCCATGGGTTTTAACTG
This window of the Oncorhynchus clarkii lewisi isolate Uvic-CL-2024 chromosome 1, UVic_Ocla_1.0, whole genome shotgun sequence genome carries:
- the c1h19orf44 gene encoding uncharacterized protein C19orf44 homolog isoform X2, which translates into the protein MWNRCGRSSALERAQAQLSERRITKNTADSKDNPERYVAKGTVKTHGDPGYVDTIANRRNTSQARQTPLQDLSDLSLSLEDDPPPESVGAGLGSRFLKKAPPPATSQPPAQSRTQTQPVEPKYVTTSQRSSQSAALSRLALIENRIRNRQQARDGPALSNRSTPPAPQESKTPLTLSDQSSSDLSMKGKRFLKKSVNASPTPAVVHKEKGPHLDLMPLGGFKAPTPPVRVASRGVTLDSDEEDMRKLLGGSFELSEDSLHKEARVSSQTTRKSFIKRSQKVSPSPPLVDWLSSVRALSHSPPFPQRLGSPNRFSSRALAQHSPSLSIRSASVVLSPSPSPPNTPAPGRQGSPRARHLRCSRSSVSALSEVRSLEELFPEALGSLVELYPEDLPSDDAISEKSGVSDEFKLNIMSLDDLAPVITLGMSENKKMNKKETKAVKDPAAKSFMVEVSSEEQIPSEESRNDYESDFESEIRTETDRSRVSEISEHLGYGDKDMSEVRNYIVSDTSRQDKYSRVSEGDSHVTHTDYSRTADSFTGRSSKGSYSRSSSRSHSVADTITPSSVWKRRSPSRRSVREAAVQTQADGLAYTWSSGMATLGPAVGMAYVDPTPVASHTVSAEAVEALSAYSPAVFALNDMLRQQLALTKHFVQTSRHLHSSLLQSLGPADYTYTTLEDTKEFIRCHKSPQLTMEEALEEVLQEMREYHYI
- the c1h19orf44 gene encoding uncharacterized protein C19orf44 homolog isoform X1, translating into MWNRCGRSSALERAQAQLSERRITKNTADSKDNPERYVAKGTVKTHGDPGYVDTIANRRNTSQARQTPLQDLSDLSLSLEDDPPPESVGAGLGSRFLKKAPPPATSQPPAQSRTQTQPVEPKYVTTSQRSSQSAALSRLALIENRIRNRQQARDGPALSNRSTPPAPQESKTPLTLSDQSSSDLSMKGKRFLKKSVNASPTPAVVHKEKGPHLDLMPLGGFKAPTPPVRVASRGVTLDSDEEDMRKLLGGSFELSEDSLHKEARVSSQTTRKSFIKRSQKVSPSPPLVDWLSSVRALSHSPPFPQRLGSPNRFSSRALAQHSPSLSIRSASVVLSPSPSPPNTPAPGRQGSPRARHLRCSRSSVSALSEVRSLEELFPEALGSLVELYPEDLPSDDAISEKSGVSDEFKLNIMSLDDLAPVITLGMSENKKMNKKETKAVKDPAAKSFMVEVSSEEQIPSEESRNDYESDFESEIRTETDRSRVSEISEHLGYGDKDMSEVRNYIVSDTSRQDKYSRVSEGDSHVTHTDYSRTADSFTGRSSKGSYSRSSSRSHSVADTITPSSVWKRRSPSRRSVREAAVQTQADGLAYTWSSVCVGMATLGPAVGMAYVDPTPVASHTVSAEAVEALSAYSPAVFALNDMLRQQLALTKHFVQTSRHLHSSLLQSLGPADYTYTTLEDTKEFIRCHKSPQLTMEEALEEVLQEMREYHYI